From Paenibacillus sp. V4I7, one genomic window encodes:
- a CDS encoding C40 family peptidase: protein MVRVGELVFFTTPKRKNKIGIDRIGHGAVYLGNGLMLHTFRKGIGVTISELNSSWKERFVQAKRVL from the coding sequence ATGGTACGTGTAGGTGAGCTCGTGTTTTTCACCACTCCCAAAAGAAAAAATAAAATTGGCATCGACCGTATCGGACATGGTGCGGTGTACTTAGGTAACGGCCTTATGCTGCATACCTTCCGCAAGGGCATTGGAGTCACGATATCTGAATTGAATAGTTCTTGGAAAGAGCGCTTTGTCCAGGCTAAGCGCGTTCTGTAA
- a CDS encoding polysaccharide deacetylase family protein, whose product MAHVKLRYCLILCTLPVLFGFTASAGDSIMTEIMNEAPKKRILPISARIDRVEGAIPGYNGLEVDIQKTYEMNKNNLGGRSIHYVYKEIPAEIHLNQLGAAPIYRGNPQKPMVSFMINVAWGNEYIPVILDTLDKHHVKTTFFLDGSWLKKNVTTAKQILNRGHELSNHAYSHKNMSQLSNSQAYQEISKTEKLLSQELQVKNRWFAPPSGDFDKETVEVAQSMKLNTVLWTLDTIDWRNPSPQSIIHKINTKADNGFLILMHPTRSASSALDGMITAVKNKGLHVGTVSEVLSTKRVPVGEEYFGTE is encoded by the coding sequence ATGGCACATGTTAAGCTGCGATATTGTTTGATCCTTTGTACGCTGCCTGTTTTATTCGGATTCACAGCATCCGCTGGCGATTCCATCATGACAGAGATTATGAATGAAGCTCCAAAAAAGCGGATCTTACCTATTTCCGCCAGAATAGATCGTGTTGAGGGTGCTATCCCTGGTTACAATGGTCTGGAAGTCGATATTCAAAAGACATACGAAATGAACAAGAATAACCTTGGCGGCAGATCTATTCATTATGTTTATAAGGAAATACCAGCGGAGATTCATCTTAATCAGTTGGGAGCAGCCCCGATTTATCGCGGTAACCCCCAAAAACCAATGGTTTCTTTCATGATCAATGTCGCATGGGGAAATGAATATATCCCTGTTATTCTCGATACCCTGGACAAGCATCATGTGAAAACAACTTTCTTTCTTGACGGTTCTTGGCTTAAAAAAAATGTGACAACGGCCAAACAAATCCTGAACCGCGGTCATGAATTATCCAATCATGCTTATTCTCATAAAAACATGAGCCAATTAAGCAATAGCCAAGCTTACCAAGAAATCTCGAAAACCGAGAAACTGCTTTCTCAAGAACTACAAGTAAAAAACCGATGGTTTGCTCCCCCGTCGGGTGATTTCGATAAAGAGACTGTAGAAGTTGCTCAAAGTATGAAGCTGAATACGGTGTTGTGGACGTTAGATACGATAGATTGGAGAAATCCAAGCCCACAATCCATTATTCATAAAATAAATACAAAAGCGGACAATGGTTTCTTAATACTCATGCATCCTACTCGATCAGCAAGTTCAGCCTTGGATGGCATGATTACCGCTGTCAAGAATAAAGGATTGCACGTAGGGACTGTAAGTGAAGTATTGTCTACAAAACGGGTTCCAGTTGGTGAAGAGTACTTCGGGACAGAATGA
- a CDS encoding polysaccharide deacetylase family protein, with the protein MKIFIILCSCLFLMQPTASAAPKKDRAYYETRGEIVWEITTDEKVIALTFDDGPHPEYTAQILKLLKQYEARATFFVVGNKVKRFPDVLNQTLREGHEIANHTYSHAYLSKKNNIKKEINQTEELIYDTTGRRCLLFRPPGGFYNERLVAAVRAEGYKLIMWSWQLDTKDWSTPGVNTIVNRVLKNAKNGNIVLFHDYIEGPTQTIAALKIILPELKSRGYQLVTVSQLLNYNKAVPVKID; encoded by the coding sequence ATGAAAATATTTATTATTTTGTGTAGTTGTCTATTTTTGATGCAGCCAACTGCTAGTGCCGCTCCTAAGAAAGATCGAGCTTATTATGAGACACGCGGAGAAATCGTTTGGGAAATAACCACCGATGAAAAAGTCATTGCACTAACGTTCGACGATGGTCCTCATCCTGAGTACACAGCTCAGATTCTGAAACTGCTAAAACAGTACGAGGCTAGAGCCACTTTTTTCGTTGTTGGTAATAAAGTAAAACGGTTTCCTGACGTTCTAAATCAAACCCTACGTGAGGGTCATGAGATAGCTAATCATACATATAGCCACGCCTATCTAAGCAAAAAAAACAACATCAAAAAAGAAATTAATCAAACTGAAGAACTTATCTATGACACAACAGGAAGACGTTGCCTATTGTTTCGTCCACCTGGAGGGTTTTATAACGAACGACTTGTAGCTGCTGTTCGAGCAGAAGGCTATAAGTTGATTATGTGGAGTTGGCAATTGGATACAAAGGATTGGAGTACACCAGGGGTCAACACAATTGTAAATCGCGTATTAAAGAATGCGAAAAACGGAAATATTGTATTATTTCATGACTATATTGAAGGTCCTACACAGACCATAGCAGCCTTGAAGATCATCTTGCCGGAATTAAAAAGTAGGGGTTATCAGCTGGTTACCGTTTCGCAACTTCTAAACTATAACAAGGCTGTCCCTGTAAAAATTGATTAG